One genomic segment of Candidatus Brocadiaceae bacterium includes these proteins:
- a CDS encoding polysaccharide deacetylase family protein, whose translation MNVRNYVWNAILSARRFTLNIFDTPAVVLLYHRITDLKKDPQLLTVSPENFYAQCEYLKRHYHVLNVDEFVSLKIQNKPFPENSALLTFDDGYDDNLLLALPILESLNLQAVFYVSTLNLDTKFEYWWDELGRIFLNGNNLPESLDIEIHNREYYFSTSSEHEQFCAYEKLRRIMRQCKFNVQKDILTKLLLWAKIEESGRETHRSMTSNALKKMLASESAIIGAHGHTHTQMSLYAYAEQYKDIKYSKDIIESLLGIQVKLFAYPFGMRNDYNADTIKICKELRFDLAFSNYYSQVHSWTDRYQIPRILVRNWDFIEFKSKIKSFFRY comes from the coding sequence CTCCAGCGGTTGTTTTATTGTACCACAGGATAACAGATTTAAAAAAGGACCCGCAATTATTAACAGTCAGTCCGGAAAATTTTTATGCGCAATGTGAATATCTCAAGAGACATTATCATGTGCTGAACGTAGATGAATTTGTAAGTTTAAAAATACAGAACAAACCGTTTCCAGAAAATTCAGCGCTTCTCACCTTTGACGATGGTTATGATGACAATTTACTATTAGCATTGCCGATTTTGGAGTCGTTAAATTTGCAGGCAGTCTTTTATGTGTCAACGTTAAATCTTGATACAAAGTTTGAATACTGGTGGGATGAGCTTGGCAGGATTTTTTTAAATGGCAATAACCTGCCTGAAAGTTTAGATATAGAAATACATAATCGAGAATATTATTTCAGCACATCTTCAGAGCATGAACAGTTCTGCGCATACGAAAAGCTACGTCGCATAATGAGACAGTGTAAATTCAATGTTCAAAAAGATATCCTTACAAAACTACTCTTGTGGGCGAAAATAGAAGAAAGTGGAAGAGAAACGCATCGCAGCATGACATCCAATGCATTGAAAAAAATGCTTGCGTCTGAATCTGCGATAATCGGGGCACATGGCCACACGCATACCCAAATGAGTCTTTATGCATATGCGGAACAATACAAGGACATTAAATATTCCAAGGATATAATAGAATCGCTGCTTGGGATACAGGTAAAACTATTCGCTTATCCTTTTGGTATGCGGAATGATTATAATGCTGATACCATTAAAATCTGCAAAGAACTCAGGTTTGATTTGGCATTCTCTAATTATTATTCGCAAGTCCATAGCTGGACGGACAGATATCAGATACCAAGGATATTGGTTCGAAACTGGGATTTTATTGAGTTTAAATCTAAAATAAAGAGTTTTTTTCGATATTAG